Proteins found in one Parafrankia irregularis genomic segment:
- a CDS encoding response regulator transcription factor, producing the protein MTSLRVVIADDHELFRDGLRGLLADLGATVVAETADGNAALAAVLLHRPDVVLMDLRMPGLGGIEATARIGEQAPGTSVLVLTMSEDTASLQAALQAGARGYLLKESSKADVARALEAVARGELVIGPGVADKVRHAVGGLSPRIFPQLTDAEIRVLDLVADGLANGQIAARLSLSEKTVRNRISTILTKLEAATRTEVILRARDAGFGSGTTE; encoded by the coding sequence GTGACATCACTGCGCGTCGTGATCGCCGATGATCACGAGCTGTTCCGGGACGGGCTGCGCGGCCTGCTGGCCGACCTGGGCGCGACCGTGGTCGCCGAGACTGCGGACGGCAACGCCGCACTGGCGGCGGTGCTGCTGCACCGGCCAGACGTGGTGCTCATGGACCTGCGCATGCCGGGCCTGGGCGGCATCGAGGCCACCGCCCGCATCGGCGAGCAGGCGCCAGGGACGTCCGTCCTGGTCCTGACGATGAGCGAGGACACCGCCTCCCTGCAGGCGGCCCTGCAGGCGGGGGCACGCGGCTACCTGCTGAAGGAGTCGTCGAAGGCGGACGTCGCGCGAGCGTTGGAGGCGGTGGCGCGCGGTGAGCTGGTCATCGGACCGGGGGTCGCCGACAAGGTGCGCCACGCCGTCGGCGGGCTCTCACCGCGGATCTTCCCTCAGCTGACGGACGCCGAGATCCGGGTGCTGGACCTCGTCGCGGACGGTCTCGCCAACGGGCAGATCGCCGCCCGGCTGTCCCTCTCCGAGAAGACTGTGCGCAACCGGATCTCGACGATCCTCACCAAGCTCGAGGCGGCGACCCGCACCGAGGTGATCCTGCGGGCCCGCGACGCCGGCTTCGGATCCGGTACGACCGAGTAG